Proteins from one Puntigrus tetrazona isolate hp1 chromosome 10, ASM1883169v1, whole genome shotgun sequence genomic window:
- the LOC122352574 gene encoding LOW QUALITY PROTEIN: short transient receptor potential channel 7-like (The sequence of the model RefSeq protein was modified relative to this genomic sequence to represent the inferred CDS: inserted 3 bases in 2 codons; deleted 1 base in 1 codon): MPNERDDRDMHAKEQFIMSHAALCTIPLALSAGDAAAAAAETERGAPDAHGEEFAHSHRNACLRPDRPALNRCMTLPGALVENDPVKAEAAEGSRHEFGHHAHRLFDSDDDLDYHVHHHWHPHESNSHYSFEAIQRRHTTLRXRVPRQAVRGPAYMFSERGTSLTEEEERFLDAAEYGNIPVVRKMLEESKTLNVNCVDYMGQNALQLAVGNEHLEVTELLLKKEGLARVGDALLLAISKGYVRIVEAILAHPAFEGGLRLTLSPLEQQLRDDDFYAHDEDGTRFSQDVTPMILAAHCKECEIVHILLLKGXRIEKPHDYFCKCGECAEKQKQDSFSHSRSRMNAYKGLASAAYLSLSSEDPVLTALELSNELAQLANIQTEFKNDYRKLSMQCKDFVVGVLDLCRNTEEVDAILNGDVDQNPLSEHHRPCLSRVKLAIKYEVKKFVAHPNCQQQLLTLWYENLSGLRQQSIGVKCWTVLGVMVGLPFLAIAYWIMPCSKVGQVLRSPFMKFVAHAVSFTLFLCLLVLNASDRFSGVKNLPNETITDHPRQIFRIKTTQFSWTEMLIMEWVLGMIWTECKEVWADGPREYIMHLWNVLDFGMLSVFVASYTARFMAFLQASHAQLYVDLYVTNADLINASLPEDVAYFTYARNRWLPSDPQLISEGLYSIAVVLSFSRIAYVLPANESFGPLQISLGRTVKDIFKFMVIFIMVFLAFMIGMFNLYSYYLGAKYNPAFTTVEESFKTLFWSIFGLSEVISVVLKYDHKFIENIGYVLYGVYNVTMVVVLLNMLIAMINHSYQEIEEDADVEWKFARAKLWLSYFDEGSTLPPPFNLMPSPKSFYYMAQRTKACLVSLCKARVRGNSSQQDVGTANSRSKLRRFQPYHAQEGFTVRNPIKHPTRYQKLMKRLIKRYVLKAQIDSESDEINEGELKEIKQDISSLRYELLEEKSQATEELAELIQELGDKLSKGAKRP, translated from the exons ATGCCGAATGAGAGAGACGACCGCGACATGCACGCCAAAGAGCAGTTCATCATGTCTCACGCCGCTCTTTGCACCATCCCGCTGGCGCTCTCGGCGGGAGAcgctgccgccgccgccgcgGAGACCGAGCGAGGCGCGCCCGACGCTCACGGAGAAGAGTTTGCCCACAGTCACAGAAACGCCTGCCTTCGCCCCGACAGACCTGCGCTGAACAGGTGTATGACTCTGCCTGGAGCTCTTGTAGAAAACGACCCCGTCAAGGCGGAGGCAGCGGAGGGATCCAGACATGAGTTCGGCCATCACGCGCACAGGTTGTTCGACAGCGATGACGACCTGGACTATCACGTGCACCATCACTGGCATCCTCACGAGAGCAACTCGCACTATTC CTTTGAGGCCATTCAGCGCAGACATACCACCCTGAG GAGAGTGCCGCGGCAGGCCGTCCGTGGCCCCGCTTACATGTTCAGCGAGAGAGGCACCAGTCTGACCGAAGAGGAGGAACGTTTCCTAGACGCTGCAGAGTATGGAAACATCCCCGTGGTCCGTAAGATGCTTGAAGAGTCCAAGACTTTGAATGTGAACTGTGTGGACTACATGGGTCAGAATGCGTTGCAGCTCGCTGTAGGGAACGAACACTTGGAGGTCACAGAACTGTTGTTGAAGAAAGAAGGGCTGGCGCGAGTGGGTGATGCCCTGCTGTTAGCCATCAGCAAAGGCTACGTGCGGATAGTAGAGGCCATCTTAGCCCATCCGGCATTCGAAGGTGGCCTCCGTCTGACTCTGAGTCCCCTGGAGCAACAGCTACGAGACGACGACTTCTACGCG CACGATGAAGACGGGACTCGCTTTTCCCAGGATGTCACGCCTATGATTCTAGCGGCCCACTGCAAGGAGTGCGAGATCGTGCACATTTTGTTACTCAAGG CTCGCATTGAGAAACCCCACGACTATTTCTGCAAGTGCGGCGAGTGTGCGGAGAAACAGAAGCAGGATTCTTTCAGCCATTCGCGATCGAGGATGAACGCCTATAAAGGCCTCGCCAGCGCTGCATATCTGTCACTGTCTAGCGAAGACCCTGTGCTCACGGCTCTGGAGCTCAGCAATGAGCTGGCACAACTCGCCAACATCCAGACTGAATTTAAG aatGACTACAGGAAGCTCTCCATGCAGTGTAAGGACTTTGTGGTCGGCGTTCTGGATCTCTGCAGGAACACAGAGGAGGTGGATGCCATTTTGAATGGAGATGTGGACCAGAACCCCCTGAGCGAACACCATCGCCCTTGCCTTAGCCGGGTCAAACTGGCCATTAAATATGAAGTGAAGAAG TTTGTGGCTCATCCGAACTGCCAGCAGCAGTTACTGACGCTGTGGTATGAGAATCTATCAGGCCTTAGGCAGCAGTCAATCGGCGTGAAGTGTTGGACAGTGCTGGGAGTGATGGTTGGCCTGCCATTTCTTGCTATTGCATATTGGATTATGCCCTGCAGCAAG GTGGGCCAGGTCCTCCGCAGTCCCTTTATGAAATTTGTAGCTCACGCCGTCTCGTTCACCCTCTTCCTATGTCTTCTGGTCCTCAATGCGTCCGACCGCTTTTCGGGGGTCAAAAACCTTCCTAACGAAACCATCACTGATCATCCACGGCAGATCTTTCGCATTAAAACCACTCAGTTCTCGTGGACAGAGATGTTGATAATGGAATGGGTGCTGG GAATGATCTGGACGGAGTGTAAGGAGGTTTGGGCCGACGGACCACGAGAATACATCATGCATTTGTGGAACGTGTTAGACTTCGGGATGCTGTCGGTGTTCGTGGCGTCATACACCGCGCGGTTCATGGCTTTCCTGCAAGCCTCCCATGCACAGCTCTATGTGGATTTGTACGTGACTAACGCAGATCTGATCAATGCCTCGTTACCAGAAGACGTGGCCTACTTCACTTATG CCAGGAACAGGTGGCTTCCCTCAGATCCTCAGCTCATCTCCGAGGGCTTGTACTCCATCGCTGTGGTGCTCAGTTTTTCACGTATTGCGTACGTTCTGCCGGCCAACGAGAGTTTTGGACCCTTGCAAATATCTCTTGGGCGCACTGTgaaggatatttttaaattcatggtCATCTTCATCATGGTCTTCCTCGCCTTCATGATCGGCATGTTTAATTTGTATTCCTACTACTTGGGGGCTAAATACAATCCTGCTTTTACCAC GGTCGAGGAAAGCTTTAAAACACTGTTCTGGTCCATCTTTGGTTTATCTGAGGTGATCTCCGTGGTTCTGAAGTACGATCATAAGTTCATCGAGAACATTGGTTATGTGCTCTACGGGGTCTATAACGTCACAATGGTGGTGGTTCTGCTCAACATGCTCATAGCCATGATCAACCACTCATACCAGGAGATTGAG GAGGACGCTGACGTAGAATGGAAGTTTGCTCGTGCAAAGCTGTGGCTCTCCTATTTTGATGAAGGCAGCACTCTTCCACCCCCCTTTAATCTAATGCCCAGCCCCAAATCCTTCTATTACATGGCTCAGCGCACCAAAGCATGCCTAGTGAGTTTATGCAAGGCCAGGGTTCGTGGCAACAGCAGCCAGCAGGACGTGGGAACGGCCAATTCACGCTCTAAG CTTCGTCGGTTTCAGCCTTACCACGCACAGGAAGGCTTCACGGTTAGAAATCCTATCAAACACCCCACAAGATATCAG AAACTCATGAAGCGTCTCATCAAGCGGTATGTCCTAAAAGCCCAAATTGACAGCGAAAGTGATGAGATCAATGAAG GTGAGCTGAAGGAAATCAAGCAGGACATTTCCAGCCTCCGCTATGAGCTCCTGGAGGAAAAGTCGCAGGCCACTGAAGAACTCGCTGAGCTGATTCAGGAGCTCGGAGACAAACTCAGCAAAGGAGCAAAGAGACCATGA
- the LOC122352576 gene encoding eukaryotic peptide chain release factor subunit 1, which produces MADDPSAADRNVEIWKIKKLIKSLEAARGNGTSMISLIIPPKDQISRVAKMLADEFGTASNIKSRVNRLSVLGAITSVQQRLKLYNKVPPNGLVVYCGTIVTEEGKEKKVNIDFEPFKPINTSLYLCDNKFHTEALTALLSDDSKFGFIVIDGSGALFGTLQGNTREVLHKFTVDLPKKHGRGGQSALRFARLRMEKRHNYVRKVAETAVQLFVSNDKVNVAGLVLAGSADFKTELSQSDMFDPRLQAKVLKLVDISYGGENGFNQAIELSAEVLSNVKFIQEKKLIGRYFDEISQDTGKYCFGVEDTLKALEMGAVEILIVYENLDTMRYVLRCHGENTTPENDEKILYLTPEQEKDKSHFTDKETGQEHELIESMPLLEWFANNYKKFGATLEIVTDKSQEGSQFVKGFGGIGGILRYRVDFQGMEYQGDDDEFFDLDDY; this is translated from the exons ATGGCGGACGACCCCAGCGCAGCGGACAGGAACGTGGAAATCTGGAAGATTAAGAAGTTAATCAAAAGCCTTGAGGCGGCTAGAGG AAACGGCACTAGTATGATTTCCCTCATCATCCCACCCAAGGATCAAATCTCTCGTGTGGCGAAGATGTTGGCCGATGAGTTCGGCACAGCTTCGAACATCAAGAGCAGAGTCAACAGACTCTCGGTGCTGGGAGCCATTACCTCAGTACAGCAGAGACTCAAACTCTACaacaaag TGCCTCCTAATGGCCTGGTGGTGTATTGTGGCACCATAGTGACAGAGGAAGGCAAAGAGAAGAAAGTAAACATTGATTTCGAGccttttaaaccaatcaacacATCCTTGTATTTATGTGACAATAAGTTCCATACTGAG GCTCTAACAGCTCTGCTGTCAGACGACAGCAAGTTCGGCTTCATTGTGATTGATGGTAGTGGCGCCCTGTTTGGGACTTTACAAGGCAACACAAGGGAGGTGTTGCACAAATTTACTGTGGACCTGCCTAAAAAACACG GTAGAGGAGGACAGTCCGCTCTTCGATTTGCACGTTTGAGGATGGAGAAGAGACACAACTATGTGCGTAAGGTAGCGGAGACGGCTGTGCAGCTCTTCGTGTCCAATGACAAGGTCAACGTGGCAGGACTGGTTCTCGCCGGATCGGCCGATTTCAAGACGGAGCTCAGCCAGTCGGACATGTTCGATCCG AGGTTACAAGCGAAGGTCCTAAAGCTGGTTGATATATCGTATGGAGGAGAGAACGGTTTCAACCAGGCCATTGAGCTTTCGGCAGAAGTTCTGTCCAATGTCAAGTTCATCCAAGAAAAGAAACTAATAG GCCGATACTTTGATGAGATCAGTCAGGACACAGGGAAGTATTGTTTTGGAGTTGAAGACACACTCAAAGCGCTGGAGATGGGAGCGGTGGAGATTCTTATAGTTTACGAGAACCTGGACACTATGCGTTACGTCCTACGCTGTCATGGAGAAAATACTACACCAGAAAatg ATGAAAAGATACTCTATCTGACACCGGAACAGGAAAAAGACAAGTCTCATTTCACTGACAAGGAG ACGGGTCAGGAGCATGAGCTGATTGAGAGCATGCCGCTGCTTGAGTGGTTCGCCAATAACTACAAGAAGTTCGGGGCCACGCTGGAAATCGTTACAGACAAAAGCCAGGAGGGTTCACAGTTTGTGAAAGGCTTTGGAGGCATCGGTG GAATCTTGCGGTACCGGGTGGACTTCCAAGGCATGGAGTACCAGGGAGACGACGATGAGTTTTTTGATTTAGATGACTACTAG
- the fbxw11b gene encoding F-box and WD repeat domain-containing 11-B isoform X1, translating into MEPEMEDKALELMNISVMDSQTADRSPKITVIKPTFICPQVSNGPLTGSRKRPSEGNYEKEKDVCIQLFDQWSEADQVEFVEHLISRMCHYQHGHINSYLKPMLQRDFITALPAQGLDHIAENILSFLDARSLCSAELVCKEWQRVISEGMLWKKLIERMVRTDPLWKGLSERHQWEKYLFKNRTTEVPPNSYYRSLYPKIIQDIETIEANWRCGRHNLQRIQCRSENSKGVYCLQYDDEKIISGLRDNSIKIWDKQTLECLKILTGHTGSVLCLQYDERVIVTGSSDSTVRVWDVNSGEVLNTLIHHNEAVLHLRFCNGLMVTCSKDRSIAVWDMASPTDISLRRVLVGHRAAVNVVDFDDKYIVSASGDRTIKVWSTSTCEFVRTLNGHKRGIACLQYRDRLVVSGSSDNTIRLWDIECGACLRVLEGHEELVRCIRLDNKRIVSGAYDGKIKVWDLQAALDPRAPASTLCLRTLVEHSGRVFRLQFDEFQIISSSHDDTILIWDFLNVSTNGQTEGRSPSLTYTYISR; encoded by the exons ATGGAGCCGGAGATGGAGGACAAAGCCTTAGAGCTGATG aacatctCTGTCATGGACTCGCAGACTGCAGACCGCTCCCCAAAGATCACAGTGATTAAG CCTACTTTTATCTGTCCTCAGGTGAGTAATGGACCTTTGACAGGCTCTAGGAAGCGGCCATCAGAGGGAAATTACGAGAAGGAGAAGGACGTGTGCATCCAGCTCTTTGATCAGTGGTCTGAGGCAGACCAGGTGGAGTTTGTGGAACACCTGATCTCACGCATGTGCCATTACCAACACGGCCACATAAACTCCTACCTCAAACCCATGCTCCAAAGGGACTTCATTACGGCACTgccag CTCAGGGTCTGGATCACATAGCGGAGAACATCTTGTCCTTTCTGGACGCGCGCTCGCTTTGTTCGGCTGAGCTGGTCTGTAAAGAATGGCAGCGTGTGATATCCGAAGGCATGTTGTGGAAGAAGCTGATCGAGAGGATGGTTCGGACAGACCCGCTGTGGAAGGGCCTTTCAGAGAGACACCAGTG GGAAAAATACCTGTTCAAGAACCGCACAACAGAAGTTCCTCCTAACTCGTACTACCGCTCTCTTTATCCAAAAATCATTCAGGACATTGAG ACCATCGAGGCGAACTGGAGGTGTGGCCGACATAACCTGCAGAGGATCCAGTGTAGGTCGGAGAACAGCAAAGGCGTTTACTGCCTCCAGTATGACGACGAAAAGATCATCAGCGGTCTACGAGATAACTCCATCAAG ATATGGGATAAACAGACCCTGGAGTGTTTGAAGATCCTGACGGGACACACAGGCTCTGTGCTGTGTCTGCAATACGATGAGAGAGTCATTGTTACCGGCTCCTCTGATTCCACTGTCAG AGTGTGGGATGTGAACTCGGGGGAGGTTCTGAACACTCTGATCCACCACAACGAGGCCGTGCTCCACCTGCGATTCTGTAACGGGCTGATGGTCACCTGCTCGAAGGATCGCTCCATCGCCGTGTGGGACATGGCCTCTCCTACGGACATCAGTCTCCGCCGGGTCCTCGTCGGACACAGGGCTGCCGTCAATGTGGTCGACTTCGACGACAAGTACATTGTCTCTGCCTCTGGGGATCGGACCATAAAG GTGTGGAGTACAAGCACCTGTGAGTTTGTTCGGACACTAAATGGTCACAAGCGAGGCATTGCCTGCCTGCAGTACAGAGACAGACTTGTGGTCAGCGGCTCTTCAGACAACACCATCag GCTGTGGGATATCGAATGCGGAGCTTGCTTGCGGGTTTTGGAAGGGCACGAGGAGCTTGTTCGCTGCATTCGCCTCGATAACAAGCGGATCGTGAGCGGAGCGTATGACGG taaaATTAAAGTATGGGACCTACAAGCTGCTCTCGATCCACGAGCCCCAGCCAGTACTCTGTGTCTACGTACACTAGTG GAACATTCTGGCCGAGTGTTCCGGCTTCAGTTCGACGAGTTCCAGATCATCAGCAGTTCCCACGATGACACTATCCTTATCTGGGACTTCCTCAACGTGTCGACCAATGGGCAGACGGAAGGGCGATCGCCGTCCCTCACGTATACCTATATATCCAGATAG
- the fbxw11b gene encoding F-box and WD repeat domain-containing 11-B isoform X2 has translation MDSQTADRSPKITVIKPTFICPQVSNGPLTGSRKRPSEGNYEKEKDVCIQLFDQWSEADQVEFVEHLISRMCHYQHGHINSYLKPMLQRDFITALPAQGLDHIAENILSFLDARSLCSAELVCKEWQRVISEGMLWKKLIERMVRTDPLWKGLSERHQWEKYLFKNRTTEVPPNSYYRSLYPKIIQDIETIEANWRCGRHNLQRIQCRSENSKGVYCLQYDDEKIISGLRDNSIKIWDKQTLECLKILTGHTGSVLCLQYDERVIVTGSSDSTVRVWDVNSGEVLNTLIHHNEAVLHLRFCNGLMVTCSKDRSIAVWDMASPTDISLRRVLVGHRAAVNVVDFDDKYIVSASGDRTIKVWSTSTCEFVRTLNGHKRGIACLQYRDRLVVSGSSDNTIRLWDIECGACLRVLEGHEELVRCIRLDNKRIVSGAYDGKIKVWDLQAALDPRAPASTLCLRTLVEHSGRVFRLQFDEFQIISSSHDDTILIWDFLNVSTNGQTEGRSPSLTYTYISR, from the exons ATGGACTCGCAGACTGCAGACCGCTCCCCAAAGATCACAGTGATTAAG CCTACTTTTATCTGTCCTCAGGTGAGTAATGGACCTTTGACAGGCTCTAGGAAGCGGCCATCAGAGGGAAATTACGAGAAGGAGAAGGACGTGTGCATCCAGCTCTTTGATCAGTGGTCTGAGGCAGACCAGGTGGAGTTTGTGGAACACCTGATCTCACGCATGTGCCATTACCAACACGGCCACATAAACTCCTACCTCAAACCCATGCTCCAAAGGGACTTCATTACGGCACTgccag CTCAGGGTCTGGATCACATAGCGGAGAACATCTTGTCCTTTCTGGACGCGCGCTCGCTTTGTTCGGCTGAGCTGGTCTGTAAAGAATGGCAGCGTGTGATATCCGAAGGCATGTTGTGGAAGAAGCTGATCGAGAGGATGGTTCGGACAGACCCGCTGTGGAAGGGCCTTTCAGAGAGACACCAGTG GGAAAAATACCTGTTCAAGAACCGCACAACAGAAGTTCCTCCTAACTCGTACTACCGCTCTCTTTATCCAAAAATCATTCAGGACATTGAG ACCATCGAGGCGAACTGGAGGTGTGGCCGACATAACCTGCAGAGGATCCAGTGTAGGTCGGAGAACAGCAAAGGCGTTTACTGCCTCCAGTATGACGACGAAAAGATCATCAGCGGTCTACGAGATAACTCCATCAAG ATATGGGATAAACAGACCCTGGAGTGTTTGAAGATCCTGACGGGACACACAGGCTCTGTGCTGTGTCTGCAATACGATGAGAGAGTCATTGTTACCGGCTCCTCTGATTCCACTGTCAG AGTGTGGGATGTGAACTCGGGGGAGGTTCTGAACACTCTGATCCACCACAACGAGGCCGTGCTCCACCTGCGATTCTGTAACGGGCTGATGGTCACCTGCTCGAAGGATCGCTCCATCGCCGTGTGGGACATGGCCTCTCCTACGGACATCAGTCTCCGCCGGGTCCTCGTCGGACACAGGGCTGCCGTCAATGTGGTCGACTTCGACGACAAGTACATTGTCTCTGCCTCTGGGGATCGGACCATAAAG GTGTGGAGTACAAGCACCTGTGAGTTTGTTCGGACACTAAATGGTCACAAGCGAGGCATTGCCTGCCTGCAGTACAGAGACAGACTTGTGGTCAGCGGCTCTTCAGACAACACCATCag GCTGTGGGATATCGAATGCGGAGCTTGCTTGCGGGTTTTGGAAGGGCACGAGGAGCTTGTTCGCTGCATTCGCCTCGATAACAAGCGGATCGTGAGCGGAGCGTATGACGG taaaATTAAAGTATGGGACCTACAAGCTGCTCTCGATCCACGAGCCCCAGCCAGTACTCTGTGTCTACGTACACTAGTG GAACATTCTGGCCGAGTGTTCCGGCTTCAGTTCGACGAGTTCCAGATCATCAGCAGTTCCCACGATGACACTATCCTTATCTGGGACTTCCTCAACGTGTCGACCAATGGGCAGACGGAAGGGCGATCGCCGTCCCTCACGTATACCTATATATCCAGATAG
- the fgf18b gene encoding fibroblast growth factor 18b isoform X1, which translates to MQTSLNHVCLFCFSLARCFQVVLLFYSPLQVLAVENVNFGVHVENQTGVRDGLSRKHHRVYQLYSRTSGKHVQVLGKKITAVGEDGDKYAQLVVEADTFGSQVRIRGKETNYYLCMNRKGKLVGKKDSSGNGGCIFIEIMLENNYTAWMSAHYVGWYIGFTKRGRPRRGPNTLPNQRDVHFMKRFPPGEQPDLQPCSFTTVSKRSKRVQQTSTAPPPLQ; encoded by the exons ATGCAAACGTCTCTCAATCACGTGtgtcttttctgtttctctttggCCAGATGCTTCCAGGTCGTGTTACTGTTCTACAGCCCGTTACAG GTGCTAGCGGTGGAAAATGTTAACTTTGGAGTGCACGTGGAGAATCAGACAGGGGTGCGGGACGGCCTGAGCCGGAAACACCATCGGGTTTACCAACTATACAGTCGGACCAGCGGAAAACACGTCCAGGTGCTGGGCAAAAAAATCACTGCCGTGGGAGAGGATGGGGATAAATATG CCCAGCTCGTGGTGGAGGCAGACACCTTCGGTAGTCAAGTGAGAATAAGAGGAAAAGAGACGAACTACTACTTGTGCATGAACCGCAAGGGGAAGCTAGTGGGGAAG AAAGACAGCAGCGGAAACGGAGGCTGCATTTTCATCGAGATAATGCTCGAGAACAACTACACCGCTTGGATGTCAGCGCACTACGTTGGCTGGTACATTGGCTTCACTAAAAGGGGCCGGCCGCGCAGAGGTCCCAACACGTTACCCAACCAGCGAGACGTGCATTTCATGAAACGCTTCCCTCCAGGAGAGCAGCCAGACCTTCAGCCCTGCAGCTTTACCACGGTCAGCAAGAGGAGCAAAAGAGTCCAGCAGACCTCCACCGCTCCTCCACCGCTCCAGTAA
- the fgf18b gene encoding fibroblast growth factor 18b isoform X2, which produces MQSIPSSAVVLCFQVVLLFYSPLQVLAVENVNFGVHVENQTGVRDGLSRKHHRVYQLYSRTSGKHVQVLGKKITAVGEDGDKYAQLVVEADTFGSQVRIRGKETNYYLCMNRKGKLVGKKDSSGNGGCIFIEIMLENNYTAWMSAHYVGWYIGFTKRGRPRRGPNTLPNQRDVHFMKRFPPGEQPDLQPCSFTTVSKRSKRVQQTSTAPPPLQ; this is translated from the exons ATGCTTCCAGGTCGTGTTACTGTTCTACAGCCCGTTACAG GTGCTAGCGGTGGAAAATGTTAACTTTGGAGTGCACGTGGAGAATCAGACAGGGGTGCGGGACGGCCTGAGCCGGAAACACCATCGGGTTTACCAACTATACAGTCGGACCAGCGGAAAACACGTCCAGGTGCTGGGCAAAAAAATCACTGCCGTGGGAGAGGATGGGGATAAATATG CCCAGCTCGTGGTGGAGGCAGACACCTTCGGTAGTCAAGTGAGAATAAGAGGAAAAGAGACGAACTACTACTTGTGCATGAACCGCAAGGGGAAGCTAGTGGGGAAG AAAGACAGCAGCGGAAACGGAGGCTGCATTTTCATCGAGATAATGCTCGAGAACAACTACACCGCTTGGATGTCAGCGCACTACGTTGGCTGGTACATTGGCTTCACTAAAAGGGGCCGGCCGCGCAGAGGTCCCAACACGTTACCCAACCAGCGAGACGTGCATTTCATGAAACGCTTCCCTCCAGGAGAGCAGCCAGACCTTCAGCCCTGCAGCTTTACCACGGTCAGCAAGAGGAGCAAAAGAGTCCAGCAGACCTCCACCGCTCCTCCACCGCTCCAGTAA